The sequence GCCGCGCAAGGACCTCGCCGCACGCCTGGAGCAGGAGGTCCGCAAGGACTGGCAGCCCCGCGTGCGGCAGCGGGCGCGGAAGCGGGCCGCCACGTCGGGCGGCATCGTGATCGAGACCCGTGCCCGGTTCGGGTTCACCGCGGCCCCCGGCTCCACCGACGACGGCCGGATGCGCCGCCTCACCCAGCACCTGCCCCCCGCCTACGCGGCCCGCCTGTTCGACGCGCAGTCCACCGGTGCCACCGAGCAGCAGCTCCAGGCGATCGCCGCCGAGGGTCTCCAGGAGGTCTACTTCAAGGACCGCGGCCGCCGCGCCCACGACCTGGAGGTCGAGTTCACCGACATCGACTACGTGGAACTGGACTTCTGAGCCCCCGTCCGGTCAGGGCGTGGGCGTCGGCGCGGCGTCGGTGGGCCGAAGCTCAGGAGTCGTCACCGG comes from Streptomyces sp. NBC_00448 and encodes:
- the tpg gene encoding telomere-protecting terminal protein Tpg — protein: MGVIQDSLDRASAATATRPLPKSAGARMRFLLRTEKGSTRAVAARLGVSQRTVERYVKGTLRRPRKDLAARLEQEVRKDWQPRVRQRARKRAATSGGIVIETRARFGFTAAPGSTDDGRMRRLTQHLPPAYAARLFDAQSTGATEQQLQAIAAEGLQEVYFKDRGRRAHDLEVEFTDIDYVELDF